A genomic window from Passer domesticus isolate bPasDom1 chromosome Z, bPasDom1.hap1, whole genome shotgun sequence includes:
- the LOC135290203 gene encoding inositol 1,4,5-trisphosphate receptor-interacting protein-like 1 translates to MDPMVFLLVVFKSLIQYPQPVADGLDAETRLRMEAREKHLERERLHLEQEMELLMQEQVKQAQLLQNFAVAVFLTLVLVLWFTGWKSSQSREEADEGNGGANEAEVRNAGANEEGNIRNEDVNAAAIAEINGGANEVSEEDDDANDRIGRVVMQRIQWPVQDLQRGCEWITRLMDNYTICFGHVLSNSFYPVLQRAIGVGSAFEGWSPREQDVVYTVLIPMTPPRGHSFHLELESQEQRHVKNFRVRVQLECTCTPGREQQDEDMLCFLHHSEEELKSNQDPSLLDTLCTGSYLDVQKTARWFHQLVRAVWPALPQSHNWHLKLLPSTRCCQLKVSNSKESFRIDIFFGVRRGDSAVFACSQPREAYTASTTWPETYAVVEAEFFQHFARQAPPDSLHLKCLQFFTRLPLGFSFSTYTMKTIVMHMLHISPVSAWRRRNLLERMVLVMYNLYLCLREKRLDHFIVGNETFPQDIKLPTDVKMAEPYNLFHHLEQQPDAHTHALYEYDILENWFKKILLAED, encoded by the coding sequence aTGGATCCCATGGTATTCCTGTTGGTGGTGTTCAAAAGCCTCATCCAATACCCACAGCCTGTGGCTGATGGTTTGGATGCAGAAACACGTCTGCGCATGGAAGCGCGTGAAAAGCACCTGGAAAGGGAGAGGCTTCATctggagcaggagatggaacTGCTTATGCAGGAGCAGGTGAAGCAGGCGCAGCTCTTGCAGAACTTTGCTGTTGCTGTGTTCCTGACCCTCGTCTTGGTCTTGTGGTTCACCGGGTGGAAAAGCAGCCAAAGCAGAGAGGAGGCTGACGAAGGAAACGGTGGTGCCAATGAAGCGGAAGTGCGTAACGCTGGGGCAAATGAAGAAGGCAATATCCGAAATGAAGATGTCAATGCGGCTGCAATTGCAGAAATCAATGGTGGTGCAAATGAAGTCAGTGAGGAAGATGATGATGCGAACGATCGCATTGGACGAGTTGTAATGCAGCGCATCCAGTGGCCTGTACAGgacctgcagagaggctgtgaatGGATAACTCGGCTCATGGATAATTATACAATTTGCTTTGGCCATGTCCTCTCCAACAGCTTCTACCCAGTCCTGCAACGAGCcatcggggtgggcagtgcctttgAAGGCTGGAGTCCCCGTGAGCAGGATGTCGTTTACACCGTGCTCATCCCCATGACTCCTCCCCGAGGCCACAGCTtccacctggagctggagagtCAAGAGCAGAGGCACGTGAAGAACTTCCGTGTCCGCGTGCAGCTGGAGTGCACCTGCActccagggagggagcagcaggatgaggacatgctgtgcttcctgcaccacTCCGAGGAGGAGCTGAAGAGCAatcaggatcccagcctcctgGACACCCTGTGCACCGGCTCCTACCTTGATGTGCAGAAAACTGCCCGCTGGTTCCACCAGCTGGTGAGAGCTGtctggccagctctgcctcagtcTCACAACTGGCATTTAAAGCTGCTGCCCTCCACACGCTGCTGCCAACTCAAGGTGAGCAACAGCAAGGAAAGCTTCAGGATTGACATCTTCTTCGGGGTGCGGAGAGGTGACTCAGCCGTCTTTGcgtgcagccagcccagagaggcctacacagcaagcacaacctGGCCCGAGACTTATGCTGTAGTAGAGGCTGAGTTCTTCCAGCACTTTGCCAGGCAGGCACCCCCTGACAGCCTGCACCTGAAATGCCTCCAGTTTTTCACCCGTCTTCCGCTGGGCTTCAGCTTTTCCACctacaccatgaagaccatTGTTATGCATATGCTCCATATCTCACCCGTCTCAGCGTGGCGCAGGAGGAACCTCCTGGAACGAATGGTGCTTGTCATGTACAACCTGTACTTATGTCTGCGAGAAAAACGCCTCGACCACTTCATTGTGGGCAACGAAACCTTTCCCCAGGACATCAAGTTACCCACAGACGTTAAAATGGCTGAGCCATACAATCTCTTCCAccacctggagcagcagccggATGCCCACACCCATGCGCTCTATGAGTATGACATTCTGGAAAATTGGttcaaaaaaatccttctggCTGAGGATTGA